One region of Esox lucius isolate fEsoLuc1 chromosome 17, fEsoLuc1.pri, whole genome shotgun sequence genomic DNA includes:
- the LOC105008840 gene encoding protein mono-ADP-ribosyltransferase PARP3 isoform X1: MTVFHLEFLRVCFIGTGHREIMAPKRRATSTTKVDQKKVKQEPDTPKDAFTSAKEALKAAGPQVQGKRKADEHCCLSEQHSGVVYEDYDCMLNQTNIGNNNNKFYVIQVLHIRASYYCWTRWGRVGETGKWNLSQPSDSPDKAIKEFEKKFKDKTKNSWKERENFVSHPGKYTLIEVDGDQDAEVKVDIVDGSITKRPKNILPCTLDNPTQKLIQLIFSNDMFKEAMECMNLDIKKMPLGKLSKLQIAKGFEVLEEIDGAMKERKTSRTKLEELSSKFFTTIPHNFGRNRPPVIDSSEIVDKKKEMLLVLADIEIAQNLKAETEKFQEEMEVEKVPHPLDQNYLSLNCKLGLLQRDTQEFKVIESYLKATAHSHSQPKIVDVWEVDRETEAERFRENDHLDNRRLLWHGTNVAVVAAILKGGLRIMPQSGGRVGRGIYFASENSKSSAYVHTSKSTGVMFLNEVALGKEYTITKDDSSLTKPPIGYDSVVARGQVEPDPSRDIILTLDGKKVAVPQGEPINQPQYKDSYFCNSEYLVYREDQCRIRYLLELKF; encoded by the exons ATGACAGTCTTTCATTTGGAATTCCTCCGTGTGTGCTTTATAG gTACTGGGCATAGAGAAATAATGGCACCGAAAAGAAGGGCTACCTCAACCACTAAAGTGGATCAAAAGAAGGTGAAGCAAGAGCCCGACACACCAAAGGATGCCTTTACCTCTGCCAAAGAGGCTCTGAAGGCTGCAGGGCCCCAGGTCCAGGGGAAAAGGAAGGCTGATGAGCATTGCTGCCTGTCAGAGCAGCATTCAGGAGTG GTTTATGAAGATTATGACTGCATGTTAAATCAGACCAACATtggaaataacaacaacaagttTTATGTTATTCAAGTGTTGCATATACGTGCCTCTTACTACTGTTGGACCAGATGGGGGAGAGTG GGAGAAACAGGCAAATGGAACCTGTCACAACCCTCCGACAGCCCTGACAAAGCCATCAAAGAGTTTGAGAAGAAGTTCAAAGACAAGACAAAGAACAGCTGGAAGGAGCGGGAGAACTTTGTGTCTCACCCTGGGAAGTACACCCTCATAGAGGTGGATGGGGACCAGGATGCAGAGGTCAAG GTGGATATTGTTGACGGCAGCATTACCAAGAGGCCTAAAAACATTCTGCCCTGCACCCTGGACAACCCCACACAAAAGCTCATCCAACTCATCTTCAGCAATGACATGTTTAAAGAGGCAATGGAGTGCATGAACCTGG ACATAAAGAAGATGCCTTTGGGGAAGCTGAGCAAGCTGCAGATTGCTAAGGGCTTTGAGGTGCTGGAGGAGATTGATGGAGCCATGAAAGAACGCAAGACCAGCAGGACCAAATTGGAAGAGCTATCCTCCAAGTTTTTCACCACTATCCCACACAACTTTGGGCGTAACCGGCCCCCGGTCATTGACAGCTCTGAGATTGTGGATAAGAAGAAGGAGATGCTTCTG GTGCTGGCTGATATAGAGATTGCCCAGAACCTGAAAGCTGAGACTGAAAAATTccaggaggagatggaggtggagaaagTACCTCATCCACTGGACCAGAACTATCTGTCTCTCAACTGCAAACTCGGTCTACTACAAAGAGATACTCAGGAATTTAAG GTAATTGAGAGCTACTTGAAGGCCACTGCACACAGTCACAGCCAGCCCAAGATTGTTGATGTCTGGGaggtggacagagagacagag GCAGAGAGGTTCAGGGAGAACGATCACCTGGACAACCGGCGTCTGTTGTGGCACGGTACCAACGTGGCGGTGGTGGCAGCCATCTTGAAGGGCGGCCTGCGGATTATGCCCCAGTCAGGGGGCCGCGTGGGCAGGGGGATCTACTTTGCCTCTGAGAACAGCAAGTCTTCAGCATACG tgcatacttcaaaaagcacAGGTGTGATGTTTTTGAACGAGGTGGCATTAGGGAAGGAGTACACCATCACCAAGGACGACAGCTCCCTGACGAAGCCGCCTATAGGCTACGACAGCGTGGTGGCTCGAGGACAGGTGGAGCCAG ATCCGTCCAGAGACATCATCCTGACTTTGGATGGTAAGAAGGTGGCTGTGCCTCAGGGTGAACCCATCAATCAGCCCCAGTACAAGGACAGCTACTTCTGCAATAGCGAGTACCTTGTCTACAGGGAGGACCAGTGTCGGATCCGCTACCTGCTAGAGCTCAAGTTTTAA
- the LOC105008840 gene encoding protein mono-ADP-ribosyltransferase PARP3 isoform X2, with the protein MAPKRRATSTTKVDQKKVKQEPDTPKDAFTSAKEALKAAGPQVQGKRKADEHCCLSEQHSGVVYEDYDCMLNQTNIGNNNNKFYVIQVLHIRASYYCWTRWGRVGETGKWNLSQPSDSPDKAIKEFEKKFKDKTKNSWKERENFVSHPGKYTLIEVDGDQDAEVKVDIVDGSITKRPKNILPCTLDNPTQKLIQLIFSNDMFKEAMECMNLDIKKMPLGKLSKLQIAKGFEVLEEIDGAMKERKTSRTKLEELSSKFFTTIPHNFGRNRPPVIDSSEIVDKKKEMLLVLADIEIAQNLKAETEKFQEEMEVEKVPHPLDQNYLSLNCKLGLLQRDTQEFKVIESYLKATAHSHSQPKIVDVWEVDRETEAERFRENDHLDNRRLLWHGTNVAVVAAILKGGLRIMPQSGGRVGRGIYFASENSKSSAYVHTSKSTGVMFLNEVALGKEYTITKDDSSLTKPPIGYDSVVARGQVEPDPSRDIILTLDGKKVAVPQGEPINQPQYKDSYFCNSEYLVYREDQCRIRYLLELKF; encoded by the exons ATGGCACCGAAAAGAAGGGCTACCTCAACCACTAAAGTGGATCAAAAGAAGGTGAAGCAAGAGCCCGACACACCAAAGGATGCCTTTACCTCTGCCAAAGAGGCTCTGAAGGCTGCAGGGCCCCAGGTCCAGGGGAAAAGGAAGGCTGATGAGCATTGCTGCCTGTCAGAGCAGCATTCAGGAGTG GTTTATGAAGATTATGACTGCATGTTAAATCAGACCAACATtggaaataacaacaacaagttTTATGTTATTCAAGTGTTGCATATACGTGCCTCTTACTACTGTTGGACCAGATGGGGGAGAGTG GGAGAAACAGGCAAATGGAACCTGTCACAACCCTCCGACAGCCCTGACAAAGCCATCAAAGAGTTTGAGAAGAAGTTCAAAGACAAGACAAAGAACAGCTGGAAGGAGCGGGAGAACTTTGTGTCTCACCCTGGGAAGTACACCCTCATAGAGGTGGATGGGGACCAGGATGCAGAGGTCAAG GTGGATATTGTTGACGGCAGCATTACCAAGAGGCCTAAAAACATTCTGCCCTGCACCCTGGACAACCCCACACAAAAGCTCATCCAACTCATCTTCAGCAATGACATGTTTAAAGAGGCAATGGAGTGCATGAACCTGG ACATAAAGAAGATGCCTTTGGGGAAGCTGAGCAAGCTGCAGATTGCTAAGGGCTTTGAGGTGCTGGAGGAGATTGATGGAGCCATGAAAGAACGCAAGACCAGCAGGACCAAATTGGAAGAGCTATCCTCCAAGTTTTTCACCACTATCCCACACAACTTTGGGCGTAACCGGCCCCCGGTCATTGACAGCTCTGAGATTGTGGATAAGAAGAAGGAGATGCTTCTG GTGCTGGCTGATATAGAGATTGCCCAGAACCTGAAAGCTGAGACTGAAAAATTccaggaggagatggaggtggagaaagTACCTCATCCACTGGACCAGAACTATCTGTCTCTCAACTGCAAACTCGGTCTACTACAAAGAGATACTCAGGAATTTAAG GTAATTGAGAGCTACTTGAAGGCCACTGCACACAGTCACAGCCAGCCCAAGATTGTTGATGTCTGGGaggtggacagagagacagag GCAGAGAGGTTCAGGGAGAACGATCACCTGGACAACCGGCGTCTGTTGTGGCACGGTACCAACGTGGCGGTGGTGGCAGCCATCTTGAAGGGCGGCCTGCGGATTATGCCCCAGTCAGGGGGCCGCGTGGGCAGGGGGATCTACTTTGCCTCTGAGAACAGCAAGTCTTCAGCATACG tgcatacttcaaaaagcacAGGTGTGATGTTTTTGAACGAGGTGGCATTAGGGAAGGAGTACACCATCACCAAGGACGACAGCTCCCTGACGAAGCCGCCTATAGGCTACGACAGCGTGGTGGCTCGAGGACAGGTGGAGCCAG ATCCGTCCAGAGACATCATCCTGACTTTGGATGGTAAGAAGGTGGCTGTGCCTCAGGGTGAACCCATCAATCAGCCCCAGTACAAGGACAGCTACTTCTGCAATAGCGAGTACCTTGTCTACAGGGAGGACCAGTGTCGGATCCGCTACCTGCTAGAGCTCAAGTTTTAA
- the gpr61l gene encoding probable G-protein coupled receptor: MEKTGSMLASLTNRIEANLTTSLWGLNPTVPAEVGVVTSSQSQIKDLIGLFSMVTLNLIALLANTGVMVAIARAPHLKRFAFVCHLCAVDLLCAILLMPLGIISNSPFFGTVVFTVLECQVYIFLNVFLICASILTITAISVERYYYIVHPMRYEMRMSINLVIGVMLFIWVKSILLALVTLFGWPAYGAHSSIAANHCSLHWSHSRLRKVFAVLFSTVCFLLPALVIFTVYCKVYKVARLAALQLAPLPTTWASSDQDKRTNRSDSINSQTTIITSRSLPQRLSPERAFSGGKAALTLVVIIGQFLLCWLPYFSFHLHLSFSSSLQSPGDVEEAVTWLAYSSFAVNPFFYGLLNRQIREELIKFRRCCSSRPVELGASSHEGSLQENFLQFIQRTNSSANTRSSCANSSRRNTLDQGDRIPGQIPEEHG; the protein is encoded by the coding sequence ATGGAGAAGACCGGGTCGATGCTAGCCTCTTTAACCAATCGCATAGAGGCCAACCTCACAACCAGCCTATGGGGACTTAATCCCACAGTCCCTGCCGAGGTAGGAGTTGTCACCAGCTCCCAGTCTCAGATCAAGGATCTGATTGGGTTGTTTTCAATGGTGACCCTAAACCTCATCGCCCTATTGGCCAACACTGGAGTCATGGTGGCCATTGCCCGAGCCCCACACCTAAAGAGGTTTGCCTTTGTCTGCCACTTGTGTGCCGTGGACCTGCTGTGTGCCATCCTCTTAATGCCACTAGGGATCATCTCCAACTCACCCTTCTTTGGCACTGTGGTGTTCACCGTGTTGGAGTGCCAGGTCTACATCTTCCTCAATGTGTTCCTCATCTGTGCCTCCATCCTCACCATCACCGCCATCAGCGTGGAACGCTACTACTACATCGTCCACCCCATGCGCTACGAGATGAGGATGAGCATCAACCTAGTCATTGGTGTCATGCTCTTCATTTGGGTCAAGTCCATCTTGCTGGCCCTGGTCACCCTTTTTGGCTGGCCTGCCTACGGGGCACACAGCTCCATCGCTGCCAACCACTGCTCCCTCCACTGGAGCCACAGTCGGCTCCGGAAGGTGTTTGCTGTGCTCTTCAGCACTGTGTGTTTCCTGTTACCCGCCCTGGTCATATTCACCGTCTACTGTAAGGTATACAAGGTGGCGCGCTTGGCTGCCCTGCAGCTCGCACCCCTGCCCACCACCTGGGCCTCTTCTGACCAGGACAAACGCACCAACCGCTCTGACTCCATCAACAGCcagaccaccatcatcaccagcCGTAGCCTGCCCCAGAGACTGTCTCCAGAAAGGGCCTTCAGCGGGGGTAAAGCCGCCCTCACCCTGGTTGTCATTATCGGTCAGTTCCTGCTCTGCTGGCTGCCTTATTTCTCCTTCCACCTTCACCTTTCCTTCAGCTCGTCTCTGCAGAGCCCCGGGGACGTAGAGGAGGCGGTCACCTGGCTGGCCTACTCCTCCTTTGCTGTCAACCCTTTCTTCTACGGCCTGCTCAACAGGCAGATCAGGGAAGAGCTCATCAAGTTCCGGCGCTGCTGCTCGTCCAGGCCGGTGGAGCTGGGTGCCTCCAGCCATGAGGGCTCCCTGCAGGAGAACTTCCTGCAGTTCATTCAGAGAACCAACAGCTCAGCCAACACACGCTCCAGCTGTGCCAACTCTAGCCGCAGGAACACCCTGGACCAGGGGGACAGGATCCCAGGACAGATACCAGAAGAACATGGCTGA